One Ricinus communis isolate WT05 ecotype wild-type chromosome 1, ASM1957865v1, whole genome shotgun sequence DNA window includes the following coding sequences:
- the LOC125370351 gene encoding uncharacterized protein LOC125370351 has protein sequence MMGSQDSMTNPESSALVVRGNPSNNNSDHRPKKGRPWCDHCRRPGHTKDNCWKIHGKPADWRPSRFANDKEGRGNLASMDEQPPPEPTPFSKEQIEILQKMFSQSLPAPAPTVVGTGSLAQKGLGLREDDWQC, from the exons ATGATGGGATCTCAAGATTCTATGACAAATCCTGAGAGTTCAGCACTTGTGGTGAGAGGGAATCCATCCAACAACAACAGCGATCACAGACCAAAGAAAGGGCGACCATGGTGTGATCATTGTCGACGTCCTGGTCACACCAAGGACAACTGCTGGAAGATTCATGGCAAACCAGCAGATTGGAGGCCTTCCCGGTTTGCCAATGACAAAGAAGGACGAGGCAACCTTGCTTCCATGGATGAACAACCTCCACCCGAACCAACTCCCTTCAGCAAGGAACAGATAGAGATCTTGCAGAAAATGTTCAGCCAATCCTTGCCTGCACCAGCTCCCACTGTAGTTGGTACCGGATCCCTGGCACAAAAAG GTCTTGGACTCAGGGAAGACGATTGGCAGTGCTAA
- the LOC125369754 gene encoding uncharacterized protein LOC125369754, with protein sequence VLSKYRPLPAIFLPGSEVSSWFAHQGYGSSLSFYIPPVSEGDEIRGLFIWGIYSAGEQYDPSGPASPFAIIRNKSNGLEYIHRSAYLSTSLVREDHSWVTFVPFSLVPCSRKGGEELEVYVLVAGIATVVKKCGVHHIVNAADAIMDSHYSTLLSSYANFDHSGVDKLDTVSAKRVYDSDSISDLCSDGRCLKKARWGRLMH encoded by the coding sequence GTACTGTCCAAGTACAGGCCTCTTCCTGCTATTTTCCTCCCTGGTAGTGAGGTTTCTAGTTGGTTCGCCCATCAAGGATATGGATCTTCACTATCATTTTACATACCTCCAGTGTCAGAGGGTGATGAAATCCGAGGACTATTTATATGGGGCATCTACTCAGCCGGTGAACAATATGATCCAAGTGGACCTGCTTCTCCTTTTGCTATCATCAGGAATAAGAGCAATGGCCTAGAATATATTCACAGGTCCGCATACCTGTCCACTTCTTTAGTCCGCGAAGATCATTCCTGGGTGACCTTTGTGCCATTTAGTCTGGTCCCATGTTCAAGGAAAGGCGGTGAAGAGTTAGAAGTGTATGTGTTAGTAGCAGGAATTGCCACTGTGGTAAAGAAGTGTGGCGTCCACCATATAGTAAATGCAGCAGATGCAATCATGGATAGCCATTATAGTACTTTACTATCTTCATATGCCAATTTCGACCATTCTGGAGTTGATAAATTGGATACAGTTAGTGCAAAGAGAGTTTACGACAGCGATAGTATATCAGATTTATGTAGTGATGGGAGATGCCTGAAAAAAGCAAGGTGGGGAAGGCTGATGCATTAG
- the LOC8286361 gene encoding disease resistance protein RUN1, whose product MTTKNLSLSPSFSYCRRPHQWSYDVFLSFRGEDTRKNFTDHLYNALLQAGIHAFRDDKHLSRGNHISSELLKAIQESKVSIVVFSKGYASSRWCLDELVKIMQCKNTAGQIVVPIFYDVSPSDVRKQTGSFAEALQRHEQFSEREKVNDWRNALLEAANLSGWDLQNVANGHESKNIRKVVEDVLSKLSRNCLNVAKHPVGIDSRIKDVIVLLSVGTKDVRMIGIHGMGGIGKTTIAKAVFNQLCDGFEVRCFLSNVKEISEQPNGLIQLQEQLLRAVLKPKSLQIGSVDRGINMIRERFRHKRLLVVIDDLDHMKQFNALMGDRTWFGLGSRLIITSRDEHLLAQLEVDEKYQVKELDHNESLELFSWHAFRKTHPVGDYVELSNGVVDYGGGLPLALEVLGSYLCKRSIPEWTSALRKLKRIPHHQIQRKLRLSFDTLDDDKVKDIFLDIACFFIGTDRDYAVKILDGCGFFPEIGISVLIQRSLVTVDSKNKLSMHDLLRDMGREIVRELSPNQPGKRSRLWFQEDVLDVLSNQKVLNKLQILNLSHSEYLAKTPNFTCLTSLERLELEGCKNLVEIHQSVGHLDRLVFLNLEECKSLKNLPESVCCLKSLETLNISYCSKLEKLPEYLGKMESLTEILEYGTAIKLLPYSIGDLKKLRNVSLGVLKDTSPRSWFSSISSWLSPRNPNSKSLLLPASFVCLSSLQSLALCHCNLTEDSIPSLENLSSLQYLDLKGNKFSRLPTGIHSLTKLDRLCLNSCTNIVSISELPPSLKVLYAYNCISLEKLSIQSKEAPLLHLPYRQKQVQIQGLENVKNQPIIHMECCNSLPNQYQENFLQVLPLHVFFFIFII is encoded by the exons ATGACTACCAAGAATCTCTCACTGTCCCCTTCTTTCTCCTACTGTAGAAGGCCTCATCAATGGAGCTATGATGTTTTCTTGAGCTTTAGAGGTGAAGATACCCGCAAGAACTTTACTGATCATCTTTATAATGCTCTACTCCAAGCAGGAATCCATGCATTCCGGGACGACAAACACCTCTCCAGAGGAAACCACATCTCTTCTGAACTCCTGAAAGCAATTCAAGAATCGAAGGTATCTATAGTCGTCTTCTCCAAAGGCTATGCTTCCTCCAGATGGTGCCTTGATGAACTTGTGAAGATCATGCAGTGTAAGAATACTGCGGGCCAGATCGTTGTTCCCATATTCTACGATGTTAGTCCTTCAGATGTCCGGAAGCAAACAGGTTCTTTTGCTGAAGCTTTGCAGAGACATGAGCAATTCTCTGAACGAGAGAAAGTGAATGACTGGAGAAATGCTCTGTTAGAGGCAGCAAATTTATCTGGATGGGACCTTCAAAATGTGGCAAATGG GCACGAATCGAAGAATATCCGAAAGGTTGTGGAGGATGTCTTAAGTAAATTGAGTAGGAATTGTCTGAATGTAGCCAAACACCCTGTGGGTATAGATTCTCGTATCAAAGATGTGATTGTGTTGTTGAGTGTTGGTACAAAAGATGTTCGCATGATTGGCATCCATGGGATGGGAGGAATAGGAAAAACAACCATTGCTAAAGCTGTTTTTAATCAGCTCTGTGATGGTTTTGAAGTACGTTGTTTCCTTTCAAATGTTAAAGAAATCTCAGAACAACCGAATGGTCTAATTCAATTGCAAGAACAGCTTCTACGTGCTGTCCTGAAACCAAAATCTTTACAGATTGGCAGTGTTGATAGAGGAATCAATATGATCAGAGAAAGATTTCGTCACAAAAGACTTCTTGTTGTCATTGATGATTTGGATCACATGAAACAATTTAATGCATTGATGGGTGATCGAACCTGGTTTGGGTTAGGAAGTAGATTGATCATTACATCCAGGGATGAGCACTTGCTTGCTCAACTTGAAGTTGATGAGAAGTATCAGGTCAAAGAATTGGATCATAATGAGTCCCTTGAACTGTTTAGTTGGCATGCTTTCAGGAAAACTCACCCCGTAGGAGATTATGTGGAGCTTTCAAATGGAGTGGTGGATTATGGTGGAGGGCTTCCATTAGCTCTTGAAGTTCTGGGTTCATATTTGTGCAAAAGAAGCATACCTGAGTGGACAAGTGCTTTACGGAAACTAAAAAGAATCCCTCACCATCAAATTCAGAGAAAACTTAGACTAAGTTTTGATACACTGGATGACGATAAAGTGAAGGATATATTTCTTGACATCGCATGCTTCTTCATTGGAACAGATAGAGATTATGCAGTAAAAATACTAGATGGCTGTGGTTTCTTCCCTGAAATTGGTATCAGTGTTCTCATTCAAAGGTCTCTCGTGACAGTTGACTCAAAGAATAAGTTAAGCATGCATGATCTGTTGCGAGATATGGGAAGAGAGATTGTACGTGAACTTTCACCCAATCAACCCGGAAAACGCAGTAGACTTTGGTTTCAGGAGGATGTCCTGGATGTACTCAGTAATCAGAAG GTTCTTAACAAGTTGCAAATTCTCAATCTCAGCCATTCTGAGTACCTTGCTAAAACGCCAAACTTCACATGTCTCACTAGTCTGGAGAGATTGGAACTTGAGGGTTGTAAGAATTTAGTTGAAATCCATCAATCTGTTGGGCATTTGGACAGACTTGTTTTCTTGAATTTGGAGGAATGCAAGAGCCTAAAGAATCTCCCTGAAAGTGTCTGTTGCTTGAAATCTCTTGAAACTTTGAACATTTCCTACTGCTCAAAACTTGAGAAATTACCTGAGTACTTAGGTAAAATGGAATCCTTAACTGAGATTCTAGAATATGGGACAGCCATTAAGCTGCTACCTTACTCTATTGGAGATTTGAAGAAACTTAGAAACGTATCATTGGGTGTACTGAAAGATACATCACCTAGATCATGGTTTTCATCAATTTCATCCTGGCTTTCTCCAAGAAATCCCAACTCCAAGAGTTTGCTGCTGCCggcttcttttgtttgtttaagCTCACTGCAGAGTCTAGCTCTTTGCCACTGTAATTTGACAGAAGATTCAATTCCGAGTCTTGAGAATTTATCCTCACTTCAGTATCTGGATTTGAAAGGAAATAAGTTCTCCCGTCTTCCAACCGGCATTCACAGCCTCACTAAGCTCGATAGACTCTGCCTCAATTCCTGCACAAATATTGTCTCTATCTCGGAACTCCCTCCAAGTTTAAAGGTCTTGTATGCGTATAATTGCATATCATTGGAAAAACTCTCAATTCAGTCAAAAGAAGCACCACTTCTGCATCTGCCATATCGCCAAAAACAGGTTCAGATTCAGGGTTtagaaaatgttaaaaatcaGCCGATCATTCACATGGAATGTTGCAACAGTTTGCCAAACCAATATCAAGAAAATTTTCTGCAGGTTCTTCCTCtacatgttttctttttcatttttattatatga
- the LOC8286360 gene encoding putative disease resistance protein RGA4 yields MAEFLLGFALEEMLRRVSSLAVEGVILAWGCKRELKRLNELLTLIQAVLRDAEDRQERERHISVWLEKLKDVVFDAEDVVDEFEYEILRQRVEIGSQFKGKVFEKLLQQNWCVK; encoded by the exons ATGGCAGAGTTTCTCCTAGGATTTGCCTTGGAGGAGATGTTGAGGAGAGTGAGTTCACTAGCAGTTGAAGGGGTCATTCTAGCATGGGGGTGCAAAAGAGAGCTTAAAAGgcttaatgaattattaactTTGATTCAAGCTGTGCTACGTGACGCTGAGGATAGacaagaaagagagagacaCATTAGTGTATGGTTAGAGAAGCTTAAAGATGTGGTTTTTGATGCTGAAGATGTGGTCGATGAATTTGAGTATGAGATTTTAAGGCAAAGGGTAGAGATTGGAAGCCAGTTTAAAGGAAAG GTCTTTGAAAAACTACTTCAGCAAAATTGGTGCGTAAAGTAG
- the LOC8286359 gene encoding mitogen-activated protein kinase homolog MMK1 codes for MNAAGPDTEMEDASTAAASAAPPPPSSDPHQPPPPAGGMENIPATLSHGGRFIQYNIFGNIFEVTAKYKPPIMPIGKGAYGIVCSALNSETAEHVAIKKIANAFDNKIDAKRTLREIKLLRHMDHENVVAIRDIIPPPKRELFNDVYIAYELMDTDLHQIIRSNQALSEEHCQYFLYQILRGLKYIHSANVLHRDLKPSNLLLNANCDLKICDFGLARVTSETDFMTEYVVTRWYRAPELLLNSSDYTAAIDVWSVGCIFMELMDRKPLFPGRDHVHQLRLLMELIGTPSEAELGFLNENAKRYIRQLPLYRRQSFTDKFPNVHPAAIDLVEKMLTFDPRLRITVEDALAHPYLTSLHDISDEPVCTTPFSFDFEQHALTEDQMKELIYREALAFNPEYQQQ; via the exons ATGAACGCCGCTGGACCTGACACCGAGATGGAGGATGCCTCCACCGCCGCCGCTTCAGCAGCGCCTCCACCGCCTTCTTCTGACCCTCACCAACCTCCTCCTCCGGCCGGAGGCATGGAGAATATTCCGGCAACGCTAAGTCACGGCGGACGGTTCATACAATACAATATCTTTGGCAACATATTCGAAGTCACCGCTAAATATAAGCCTCCTATTATGCCTATCGGTAAAGGCGCATACGGCATCGTTTG CTCTGCGTTGAATTCGGAGACGGCAGAGCATGTAGCAATAAAGAAGATAGCGAATgcatttgataataaaatcgATGCTAAAAGGACTCTTCGTGAGATCAAATTGCTCCGTCATATGGATCATGAAAAC GTTGTTGCAATCAGGGATATAATCCCCCCACCCAAGAGAGAATTGTTCAATGACGTTTATATCGCTTATGAGCTAATGGACACTGATCTCCATCAGATCATTCGTTCGAATCAAGCATTATCAGAGGAGCACTGCCAG TATTTTCTGTATCAAATTCTCCGAGGattgaaatatatacattCCGCAAATGTTCTGCATAGAGATTTAAAACCAAGCAATCTTCTCTTAAATGCAAATTGTGACCTGAAGATATGTGACTTTGGTCTAGCTCGTGTTACCTCAGAAACTGATTTCATGACAGAATATGTTGTTACAAGATGGTATCGTGCACCAGAGCTGCTGTTAAACTCTTCAGATTACACTGCAGCTATTGATGTATGGTCAGTAGGTTGCATTTTCATGGAGTTGATGGATCGGAAGCCCCTATTTCCAGGCAGAGATCATGTGCATCAGCTTCGTTTACTTATGGAG CTAATTGGCACTCCATCAGAGGCAGAGTTGGGATTTTTGAATGAAAATGCCAAGAGATACATTAGACAACTTCCTCTTTATCGCCGACAATCTTTCACTGATAAGTTTCCAAATGTCCACCCAGCAGCTATTGATCTTGTCGAAAAGATGTTAACATTTGATCCCAGATTAAGGATTACAG TTGAGGATGCGCTCGCTCATCCGTATCTAACTTCACTTCACGACATAAGTGATGAGCCAGTCTGCACGACCCCATTCAGCTTTGACTTTGAGCAGCATGCTTTGACTGAAGATCAGATGAAGGAGCTGATTTACCGGGAGGCTCTTGCTTTTAACCCAGAGTATCAGCAGCAATAG